Genomic DNA from Gimesia aquarii:
CGGCTTCAGGAAAAGAACCGTTTTGATCTTCGCTGGATCAAGTTCAGCTTTCGCTTCAGGAATAGTCTGTGCTTCCTCAACGGTTTTCGTTTGTGTGCCTACAGACTTGGTTTCTACTTTTGGCGCGTTTGAAGTGGCTTTTGTTTTCTGCTTTTCTTTTTCTTTAGTCGTCTCTGCTTGAATCCACTCTTCCAGTGTTTTCACTTCACGCTTTTTAGTAGTGTCACCCTTATTTGAGGAAGACTTAGGAGTTTCAATGAACCGTGCAGATTCCTGGTAATCGACTGTACTCGCATTAGAAAATTCATCTCCACCTGACAATGGAATCTCAATTTTCGAACCCGCAAACTGAGTTCCATCTTTGTAGATTGTTCCCCGTTGAAATGGTCCTGCTCCTAGAATCCAAGTGTTGCGAGCCGTGCTCTTTGCCTGGAGAACACCAGATTGCCAGACACGCTCACGTGTTTTCTGGTTGTAGGCAAACACGCTAATCTTGGCAGCGGCACTATGGTTATTCTTCTTTGCTAACGAGATTTCAGGAATCGTTGGAATACTAGGGGCTGTGGGAACTAATGATGCTGCGGAAGAAAGCATATTACTGGCAGGAATTCCGTAGTTCACTTCATGCCCATTGGTGGCCAGGGTGCCAACACGCGCTTCGATCACATAATCAGCATCTTCTTTTTTTTCTTGGATCAAACAGTTGGCTGCGACGATCTGCTGTCGTAATGAACTGATAATATAGTCGCCATTTACAAACCCTACTCCTTTGATGTTTTTGATATACGACGTGTCAAAGAAAACTTTTTTATTTGCCAGATTGCTGAAATCGATTTGTGAAATCGTCTGATCAACGGCATCGGAAGTCAATAACTGCTCGGTCGCACTATTGGTAATCATCTTGCCACACCCTTGTGAGAGGGCCAGCAGCATAATCAGCAAAAATGCAGAGATGCCGTTCTTGATGAACAAATTAAAATCAATCATGAGTTTTGAGCGATCGTGTTTCAGCACTTACTTTGTCGACACGTCTCCCACAGATCTTTCAGAGAATTCCGATCGATTGTAGCCCGGAAGACAATGTGAAATGGAACGTCTATACGTAGTGAACTTACTATCAAGGTCAATGCGAACATCGATAGTCTCATCCGTATTTCTGTTTGATTGTGTGGGAATGGTGGTCAGAACCAGGAAGGAACTTTGACCAGGAGGTAACCCTGCCTTGATCTATGTGATTGTACGATCAAAGACACTCGTTAATCAAAGTGAACCCTTAATTGAGAGTAGTTAAGGAATCAAATTGACAGGCGGAGTATAGCGAACACATGACAAAACTCAAATATGACTTTGGTTTCTGAAAATATCTCTTTAATATTTGCTGTAAAATGACTTAACAACATTTAACGTCCAAAATCCAAGCAAAAAACTATCCAATTTTGAGATTTTTCACTTGGGATTTCGTGGAAAATGAATTCGATTTGGCTCCGCAAAATCGGTCATTCTAGATGAAATATCAGACCAGTCGATAAAAGGACGACGGATTTGTTCGAGGTAAAGCGCCTCGTAGTTTTCTTCGATTTCTTCGACCGCTTCTGCTGTAAGCGACGCCACCTCCGCCAATTCCAAATACCCCCCCAGACGAAAACATTCACTCAATGAAAACCAGGCTTTTCGGCTTTCCATGACAGGAAAAAGACGAGCCGCTTGATGTAAAGGTTCGATTGCCTCATGGTATTTTTCCTGCCGACGATAGGCTTCGCCAATCAAATAGAGACGCATAGCTTCGAGCAGACCTGCATCTTCCAGCGCGTGTAATGCTTCAAGTGCCTGAATGGGCATTCCCAATTCGAGATAACCTTCAGCGGCCATGAGTTTGTGAATTACTTTGGGAGAAACGTTTTCTAACATGATCAATTCCTTTTTTAACCGGTGGGGCAAGCAATCCATTGCCCGGCTGCAGTTGTGTTTCTGTAACTGGTCTCAATCCTCTGAGACATCATAAATTTACAGAGATTCTCAAAAGCAACCCCCGTACCAAATGCGAGGCAACTGTTTCAGAATTCACCTATCTCACTGTCAATAAACGTTTTTTAACAACAATAAATTTCCTTCGTATCGAAAGTATCAGAGAAAAGTGCATTTTCTACTTCACATTCAGCTGTAATTTCTACATCGCTTCTTTTTGATCTATATTCATTCCGTCAGCTCTTTCGAATATCACAAAACTTGCACTTCCTCTACCAAACCTACATGATAGAAGAAAATTGCATATCTACTCTTCTGATTTAATACCAACCGTTTTCCAAAACTGAGGACGATCCCCATGCTGGCTCTTTCTAATCTCTCAAACCGATTCTCTATTCCAGTGATGCTGGGCGCACTCATTAGTTCTCTGCTCTTAATGAGCTACGACCTCACAGAAGCGAATGGTAATGAGCATAAGCGACCGAACATCCTGTTTATTTTTACGGATGATCATGCTTCACATGCCATGAGTTGTTATGGATCAAAAATCAACCAAACTCCCAACCTGGATCGCATCGCTCGTGAAGGGATGATTTTTAATAACTGTTTCTGCACAAACAGTATTTGTGGCCCCAGTCGTGCAGTAATTCTGACCGGAAAACATAGTCATCTGAATGGCTTCAAACAAAATGGCAATAAATTTGATGGTTCACAGCAAACGTTTCCCAAGATCCTGAGAAAAAATGGCTACCAGACAGCCATCGTAGGAAAATGGCATCTTGCCACCCAACCCACCGGTTTCGACTATTCAGAAATTCTGATTGGCCAAGGTCCCTATTATAATCCCCCCATGATCAAAAACGGGAAACGTGTCAAACACGTTGGTTACACGACGGACATCATTACTGATCTCGCACTTGACTATCTCAAAAATAGCCGAGATACGGACAAACCATTCATGCTGATGTACCAACACAAAGCACCACACCGCAATTGGCAACCGGGACCGAAGTATTTACATATGTACGATGATGTGACCATTCCCGAACCCGATAACCTGTTCGATAACTATGAAGGGCGCGGGACCGCAGCCAAACAACAGGATATGACCATCGCGACCACAATGACCCCCTTCGATTTGAAATTAACGCCTCCCAGAAATCTCACTCCCGAACAATTAAAAGTCTGGAATGCCGCTTACGAACCCAAAAACACAGCATTTCGCAAGGCAAAGCTCACGGGTAAAGATCTGGTCCGTTGGAAATACCAACGTTATATGAAGGATTATCTAAGGTGCATTGCTTCGGTCGATGAAAATGTGGGTCGCATGCTCGACTATCTGGAGGAGTCCGGACTTGCGAAAAATACGGTTGTGATTTACTCATCGGACCAGGGGTTTTATTTAGGAGACCATGGCTGGTTCGACAAGCGTTTCATGTACGAGGAATCTTATCGCATGCCGTTTGTGGCACGCTGGCCAGGAGTCATCAAACCAGGCAGTGTGAATAATGATCTGGTTTCCAATCTCGACTTTGCAGAAACATTTCTCGATATTGCAGGCGCAAGAATACCAGAAGATATGCAAGGAGTCAGCTTAATACCACTCTTTAAAGGAAATGAAGTCGCGTGGCGTAAAAGCCTCTATTATCATTACTATGAATTTTATAACGATCGTCGTTCAGCCCATATGGTACGCCGCCATAACGGAGTTCGTACCAAACGTTATAAACTAATTGATTTCTACAATCTGGGGGAATGGGAACTCTATGATCTGGAAAAAGATCCCCATGAAATGAAAAGTGTCTATCATGATCCCGAATATGCACAAGTTGTTACTGATTTAAAAGCAGAATTGAAACGACTCCAAAAGCAATATCAGGTCCCCGATGACAGAGGATCAGTGCAAAAAGACCCACCATCACTTTACATCAAACCCAACCCGCGAGCCACCGGTGCAGGACAGAGAAAAAAATCTGCGCCCAAAAAATAAGTGCTCGTTGAAAGAAGCTAATCATCACTTTGATCAGATCAATCTCTTTTGAGTCCATAAAATTGGATCGCGGCTACTGCATACTGCCGCGATCCAAGGTTCCACCGCCAGGGAGGTAACATCTCGACATTGCGTACCTGCTGCGCGAAAGGAGAGTTCCCTACCAACAACGAAAACAAGACTCCCGGGTGCACGCCATGAAAAAAGTTCTGGGATGAAAGTAGCTGCGAAAGATATTGCTCGAATTGATGGTCGGGTACATGTGGTAAATCTGGTGCGGAGGCCGAAGAAACAAAATCACTTACCAGCAAACCAACCCGGCGCTCGCCCATCAAATCGATCATCGTTTGCAAATGCTGAGAGCGAATGGCGATCATTGTCTCTTCAAATCGTGGATGGGTATCACCCACAGCTTTGACAACCAGATGAATTAATTGACTTAGCAAACAGCTCGAACAGACAACATCAAATGGGTTCAGCAGATTCAAATTCACCGGCTGAGATAATTTCAATATAATATCAGTCAGATTAGAATCGGCATTACTGTCGTCTTCATTCCATGCGGCAAGCTGTTCACCAATTCCGGTCAAATCACTTTTGTGTAGAAAAATTGAGGACTCATTTTCTAACGACTGAGACAGAATTGCACGTTCCAATGCAACTCCATCAATGTCAATCAGGTGTATCTCACTGAATGCATGTAATAATTGTTTCAAATTCAGGTCATTACAATTTCCTGCTCCTAAAACACATAACCGACCTCGATTCTCACCTGCCAGGTCCTTCAGATGACCTGTAAGCATCTCCCGGTGTGTGGCCCCCTCTTCCCAATTGGGAACACTATCCCGATTGAAACGAAACTGTTCCTCAAATAATTCGTTCATTGCAGAAGTTTTATGACTCCGAAATCCCTGGCAATTGCTCTGGTTATATTGATAGAGTCAACTGTACGCCATACATCAAATATATCAATCGAAAACTGATGAGAATCGCATTTTTGGCTACCACTAAATCATTTCGTTAGCCAAACTAGTGCTTTATGAGTTTTTTATTTTGATCTTTTTGAATCTTTTAAACTTTTCCAACTGATCACTTTAGAAACTATGAGAACTAATAAAAAATAGCTTCTCATCCAAGAGTTTCTATCGTTTTTCTGAATGCCATTTGTAATGTTATTTTTTGTAATTGCGTGCCTGGCTCCTTCATTTCTGATTTCTTTTCTGGCAACAGCTGCCATGCGCAAACTGGCCCCCAAATGGGGACTTATTGACCAACCTGCACAAAGAAAAGTACACACAAATCCCACACCGTTGGGAGGTGGTGTAGGTATCTGGCTTGGCGTCGTTGTTCCCATTGGTATGGCCCAGTTGATAGTTTTGATTCTCTTGAAATCAGGCGCGACTCCCTCCTGGATCCCACAGGAACTAGCCCCGCATTTAGAAGGAGTGCTCTATCGCTCACAACTGTTATGGGCAGTGCTGGCAGGGGGAACGATCTTATCGGTCATGGGACTACTTGACGACAAAATCAATATCTCATGGAAGCCTCGTTTGATCATTCAATTACTGGTCGCGATTGGTTTAGTTTTTGCAGGTGTGCGAGGAACGCTTTTTATTCAGCAGCCATGGATCGGCATGTTATTGACTGTGGCCTGGATCATTGTGCTCGTCAACTCTTTAAATTTTCTGGATAACATGGATGGATTGACATCGGGGATCGGTTTAATCGCCGCGGTGCTGTTTGCATTGATTATGTTGCGATTTACCAGTGAACCGCGATGGCTCGTTGCTGGTGTGTTACTGGTTCTCGCTGGTTCAATTTCTGGTTTTTTATGTCACAATTGGCCTCCTGCTAAAATTTTCATGGGAGATTCCGGGAGCTATTTTATTGGCTTGATCCTCTCCACAATGACGATCCTCGGCACATTTTACTCCGGCAATTCAGTACAGGGAGAACCAGTTGCCAGCCGACATGTCATCCTGGCCCCTCTTTGTATTCTGGCAATTCCGCTCTACGATTTCTGTACGGTTATGGTGATAAGACTAAAAGAGGGACGCAGCCCTTTTCATGCCGATAAAAGCCATTTCTCACACCGCCTGGTGGAACTTGGTCTGAGTAAACGAAATACTGTTCTTACCATTCACCTGGCAACATTGACAACAGGAGTCGCGGGGCTGATTCTCTATGAAGTCTCATCATGGAATGCAGCATTACTCGTCATACTGCTGATTGTGTGTGTGCTTTCTATTGTCACAATACTAGAAAACGCAGGTCGGAAAAACCAGGAATGAGTAAACGCCGAAAACAACATCGGTCACAGTCATCTCATACCAAATCCAGTCCCGCTGCGCCTGAACTCCACCCACTACTTTCGTTGTTGACCGGAGTTCAACTGTTTCTTGTTGGCACATTGATCACAACACGTTATTTGCTTCCTGCAGAATCAGCTCCACAGGGGGACACACTACACATAGCTCTTGGCTGGTTCATCGTCGCCATTCTGTTTTGTAGCTCTTTACTATTGGATCGTTACCGGACGCCTCATCTTGACCGCTATGATTTTGGGGTATGGCTACTTGTCTCAGGTCAGGTAATCGCAGCATTAGTGATGATCTTGATTACTGACGGACAGAAAAGGGCCGCTTTGAATCTAATGTGGGAATGGGTGTCACTCGGGCTCTCCTTCTCGTTAATTCGACGAATCATTGCTACAACACAATTGCGCACAGTCTTATTACAAGGACTCTTAACAACAATTGTCCTATTATCGGTCTATGGAATCTGGCAACACCATTGGATGTATGGCCAATTAGCCGAAGAGTATCTCTCCGCGCGGCAACAATTTGATACGGCTACCACGCCGGCCGAGCGTTCCGAATTTCAGAAGAAACTCCTTTCAATGGGTGTCCCCGCCGATGCCTTATCAGGCAGTGGCCAACAGCTATTTGAACGACGTCTGCTGGACAGTACAGAGCCATTAGGTATGTTTGCATTGGCAAATACGTTTGCCGGTTTGCTCGCAGTCGGATTTCTGATTGCATTTTCACAAACGGTACATGCCCTTTTTGACAAAACCAGACATGTCACTTCAAAAGGAAGTCGATTCAAATCCTGGATCCTGTTGCTTCCCACAATTCTCATCGGCTATTGCCTGATCCTGACGAAAAGCCGCACTGCCTGGGTCGGCGTGGTGGGAGGCCTCGTTAGTCTTGGTATACTGAAGCTGATTCGACACAAAGAACAAAGTCAGGCATGGAAAAAGCATGCTATCAAATGGGGAAGCATGACTGGAATCATATTGCTTGGATTTTTTCTTCTGGCAACATTCAGTGGTGGTTTTGATAAAGAGGTTTTGACAGAAGCTCCCAAATCACTGAAATATCGGCTGGAATGGTGGACCGCTACCTGGGATCTGATAAAAGAATCCCCGCTTTGGGGAACAGGTCCGGGAAACTTTCGCGAGCATTATTTGAAATACAAGCTTCCTGGCTCTAGTGAAGAAATT
This window encodes:
- a CDS encoding DUF6655 family protein, which gives rise to MIDFNLFIKNGISAFLLIMLLALSQGCGKMITNSATEQLLTSDAVDQTISQIDFSNLANKKVFFDTSYIKNIKGVGFVNGDYIISSLRQQIVAANCLIQEKKEDADYVIEARVGTLATNGHEVNYGIPASNMLSSAASLVPTAPSIPTIPEISLAKKNNHSAAAKISVFAYNQKTRERVWQSGVLQAKSTARNTWILGAGPFQRGTIYKDGTQFAGSKIEIPLSGGDEFSNASTVDYQESARFIETPKSSSNKGDTTKKREVKTLEEWIQAETTKEKEKQKTKATSNAPKVETKSVGTQTKTVEEAQTIPEAKAELDPAKIKTVLFLKPGKATSYQDWLQGDSSRISTVWPQDPKPPLKKTPEISPDSNATEKFEFDDTFRKILSE
- a CDS encoding sulfatase family protein — protein: MLALSNLSNRFSIPVMLGALISSLLLMSYDLTEANGNEHKRPNILFIFTDDHASHAMSCYGSKINQTPNLDRIAREGMIFNNCFCTNSICGPSRAVILTGKHSHLNGFKQNGNKFDGSQQTFPKILRKNGYQTAIVGKWHLATQPTGFDYSEILIGQGPYYNPPMIKNGKRVKHVGYTTDIITDLALDYLKNSRDTDKPFMLMYQHKAPHRNWQPGPKYLHMYDDVTIPEPDNLFDNYEGRGTAAKQQDMTIATTMTPFDLKLTPPRNLTPEQLKVWNAAYEPKNTAFRKAKLTGKDLVRWKYQRYMKDYLRCIASVDENVGRMLDYLEESGLAKNTVVIYSSDQGFYLGDHGWFDKRFMYEESYRMPFVARWPGVIKPGSVNNDLVSNLDFAETFLDIAGARIPEDMQGVSLIPLFKGNEVAWRKSLYYHYYEFYNDRRSAHMVRRHNGVRTKRYKLIDFYNLGEWELYDLEKDPHEMKSVYHDPEYAQVVTDLKAELKRLQKQYQVPDDRGSVQKDPPSLYIKPNPRATGAGQRKKSAPKK
- a CDS encoding MraY family glycosyltransferase, whose protein sequence is MLFFVIACLAPSFLISFLATAAMRKLAPKWGLIDQPAQRKVHTNPTPLGGGVGIWLGVVVPIGMAQLIVLILLKSGATPSWIPQELAPHLEGVLYRSQLLWAVLAGGTILSVMGLLDDKINISWKPRLIIQLLVAIGLVFAGVRGTLFIQQPWIGMLLTVAWIIVLVNSLNFLDNMDGLTSGIGLIAAVLFALIMLRFTSEPRWLVAGVLLVLAGSISGFLCHNWPPAKIFMGDSGSYFIGLILSTMTILGTFYSGNSVQGEPVASRHVILAPLCILAIPLYDFCTVMVIRLKEGRSPFHADKSHFSHRLVELGLSKRNTVLTIHLATLTTGVAGLILYEVSSWNAALLVILLIVCVLSIVTILENAGRKNQE
- a CDS encoding O-antigen ligase family protein, yielding MSKRRKQHRSQSSHTKSSPAAPELHPLLSLLTGVQLFLVGTLITTRYLLPAESAPQGDTLHIALGWFIVAILFCSSLLLDRYRTPHLDRYDFGVWLLVSGQVIAALVMILITDGQKRAALNLMWEWVSLGLSFSLIRRIIATTQLRTVLLQGLLTTIVLLSVYGIWQHHWMYGQLAEEYLSARQQFDTATTPAERSEFQKKLLSMGVPADALSGSGQQLFERRLLDSTEPLGMFALANTFAGLLAVGFLIAFSQTVHALFDKTRHVTSKGSRFKSWILLLPTILIGYCLILTKSRTAWVGVVGGLVSLGILKLIRHKEQSQAWKKHAIKWGSMTGIILLGFFLLATFSGGFDKEVLTEAPKSLKYRLEWWTATWDLIKESPLWGTGPGNFREHYLKYKLPGSSEEIADPHNLFLDVWANGGMIAFAGLLTVLMLACYHWVIKPSASSNESKTEIDSFQNEMSTSQVALLLGFIFAFPFLWGIQLFLQSIDETLLWIFCLGWLVLYFVLNLGWKTDDEFQQMEDRSSLLSLSLAAGFVALSIHLLGAGGIAMPAITQTWFLLLALAVPVTCQQAHESGILPLKSSSGKSRPLKSIHLKTLLLFVCLLMIVFFVWSSFAPTIHRKRLVIKGEQALLRGRSAQSAQRFFRQATQTDPLSPGPWQALAQIYFNQWAQSEHDDRDAFDQGVKQQKEAIKRNPFNPLNYFELGQKFFQQYQVSKTQADLTDAIENLSLAVTGYPNNARYRAVLAEVLFEAGQLNESQGEARQAINLDEANHQAQHIDKYLTEKTLNKMKEIINLSHRNQN